The proteins below are encoded in one region of Rhododendron vialii isolate Sample 1 chromosome 7a, ASM3025357v1:
- the LOC131334389 gene encoding flavin-containing monooxygenase FMO GS-OX5-like isoform X1, protein MEISLKVAIIGAGVSGLVTARELLREGHRVVVYEKSNQPGGTWVYDPRVESDPLGLDPKREIVDSSLYSSLRTNLPRHLMGLSDYSFTDRVYGDPRNFPGHEEVLKFVKDFAREFGLTELIRFETEVVRVERFDSGDDDEWVVESRTSGASGEEEFQAVVVCTGHYAETVVANLPGIEQWPGKQLHSHNYRVPDPFQNQVVVIIGSGPSAIDISREIASVAKQVHLSSRSPNVKVSNFDNTWQHSEIYHVYEDGTIEFQDGSRVYADVIIHCTGYKYSFPFLRTNGIVGIDDNRVGPLYKHVFPPQLSPRLSFVGIPYWVIIFAAIELQSKWVARVLSGKAILPSEKEMLVDVEEHYRDTADRGVPKHHTHKVHPHEFEYLDMIADLAGVPPVAERIKEIQKHFFALVLSSGPDTKRYRDEWDPNDI, encoded by the exons ATGGAAATCTCTCTGAAGGTGGCAATAATTGGGGCCGGGGTATCAGGCCTAGTCACAGCCCGTGAGCTACTCAGAGAAGGCCACCGAGTCGTGGTCTATGAAAAATCAAACCAACCTGGTGGAACATGGGTCTACGATCCGCGTGTCGAGTCCGATCCATTGGGCCTCGACCCGAAACGGGAGATCGTCGACAGCAGCCTCTACTCCTCTCTCCGAACCAACTTGCCCAGACACCTCATGGGTCTCTCGGACTACTCGTTTACCGATCGGGTTTACGGGGATCCGAGGAATTTCCCCGGACACGAGGAGGTGCTCAAGTTCGTGAAGGATTTCGCGAGGGAATTCGGACTCACTGAGTTGATCCGGTTCGAGACCGAAGTCGTCCGAGTTGAGAGGTTCGACTCGGGGGATGATGATGAGTGGGTTGTTGAGTCGAGAACGAGTGGGGCGAGTGGCGAGGAGGAGTTTCAGGCTGTGGTGGTTTGTACTGGACATTACGCTGAGACAGTAGTTGCAAATCTTCCAG GAATAGAGCAATGGCCTGGAAAGCAACTGCATAGCCACAATTATCGTGTTCCCGACCCCTTTCAAAATCAA gtTGTAGTGATAATTGGAAGTGGACCTAGTGCTATTGATATTTCTAGAGAGATTGCAAGTGTTGCCAAACAAGTTCATCTTTCATCCAGATCCCCAAATGTAAAAGTTTCAAATTTCGACAACACATGGCAGCATTCGGAG ATTTACCATGTCTATGAAGATGGTACAATAGAATTTCAAGACGGATCGAGAGTTTATGCAGATGTAATTATACATTGTACTGG GTATAAATACAGTTTTCCATTTCTTAGAACAAACGGGATTGTAGGTATCGACGACAACCGTGTTGGGCCGTTGTACAAGCATGTTTTCCCCCCACAACTCAGTCCTCGGCTCTCTTTCGTGGGAATTCCCTATTGG GTTATCATTTTTGCAGCAATAGAGTTGCAATCCAAGTGGGTGGCGCGTGTTTTATCTGGTAAGGCAATTTTACCGTCGGAAAAGGAAATGTTGGTCGACGTTGAGGAACACTACAGGGATACGGCGGACCGGGGTGTTCCCAAGCACCATACCCATAAAGTTCACCCTCATGAG TTTGAGTACCTGGACATGATCGCGGATTTGGCAGGGGTTCCACCAGTGGCAGAGCGAATTAAAGAGattcaaaagcatttttttgCACTTGTGCTTAGCAGTGGACCAGATACAAAACGATATAGGGATGAATGGGATCCCAACGATATCTAG
- the LOC131334389 gene encoding flavin-containing monooxygenase FMO GS-OX2-like isoform X2, which yields MEISLKVAIIGAGVSGLVTARELLREGHRVVVYEKSNQPGGTWVYDPRVESDPLGLDPKREIVDSSLYSSLRTNLPRHLMGLSDYSFTDRVYGDPRNFPGHEEVLKFVKDFAREFGLTELIRFETEVVRVERFDSGDDDEWVVESRTSGASGEEEFQAVVVCTGHYAETVVANLPGIEQWPGKQLHSHNYRVPDPFQNQVVVIIGSGPSAIDISREIASVAKQVHLSSRSPNVKVSNFDNTWQHSEVIIFAAIELQSKWVARVLSGKAILPSEKEMLVDVEEHYRDTADRGVPKHHTHKVHPHEFEYLDMIADLAGVPPVAERIKEIQKHFFALVLSSGPDTKRYRDEWDPNDI from the exons ATGGAAATCTCTCTGAAGGTGGCAATAATTGGGGCCGGGGTATCAGGCCTAGTCACAGCCCGTGAGCTACTCAGAGAAGGCCACCGAGTCGTGGTCTATGAAAAATCAAACCAACCTGGTGGAACATGGGTCTACGATCCGCGTGTCGAGTCCGATCCATTGGGCCTCGACCCGAAACGGGAGATCGTCGACAGCAGCCTCTACTCCTCTCTCCGAACCAACTTGCCCAGACACCTCATGGGTCTCTCGGACTACTCGTTTACCGATCGGGTTTACGGGGATCCGAGGAATTTCCCCGGACACGAGGAGGTGCTCAAGTTCGTGAAGGATTTCGCGAGGGAATTCGGACTCACTGAGTTGATCCGGTTCGAGACCGAAGTCGTCCGAGTTGAGAGGTTCGACTCGGGGGATGATGATGAGTGGGTTGTTGAGTCGAGAACGAGTGGGGCGAGTGGCGAGGAGGAGTTTCAGGCTGTGGTGGTTTGTACTGGACATTACGCTGAGACAGTAGTTGCAAATCTTCCAG GAATAGAGCAATGGCCTGGAAAGCAACTGCATAGCCACAATTATCGTGTTCCCGACCCCTTTCAAAATCAA gtTGTAGTGATAATTGGAAGTGGACCTAGTGCTATTGATATTTCTAGAGAGATTGCAAGTGTTGCCAAACAAGTTCATCTTTCATCCAGATCCCCAAATGTAAAAGTTTCAAATTTCGACAACACATGGCAGCATTCGGAG GTTATCATTTTTGCAGCAATAGAGTTGCAATCCAAGTGGGTGGCGCGTGTTTTATCTGGTAAGGCAATTTTACCGTCGGAAAAGGAAATGTTGGTCGACGTTGAGGAACACTACAGGGATACGGCGGACCGGGGTGTTCCCAAGCACCATACCCATAAAGTTCACCCTCATGAG TTTGAGTACCTGGACATGATCGCGGATTTGGCAGGGGTTCCACCAGTGGCAGAGCGAATTAAAGAGattcaaaagcatttttttgCACTTGTGCTTAGCAGTGGACCAGATACAAAACGATATAGGGATGAATGGGATCCCAACGATATCTAG
- the LOC131334390 gene encoding putative lipid-binding protein At4g00165 encodes MARSKAAAALLILLNLIFISFFSNVSSNGVPCPPSAPKPAEKCPKDTLKFGVCGEWLGLVTEVIGAKPSPKCCALVEGLAELEAALCLCTAIKANVLGAVNVEVPIALSLVVNGCGKKVPEGFVCA; translated from the coding sequence atggcaCGCTCTAAGGCAGCCGCAGCCCTTCTCATTTTATTGAACCTTATCTTCATCTCCTTCTTCAGCAATGTCTCCTCCAATGGAGTCCCGTGTCCTCCCTCGGCCCCGAAACCGGCGGAAAAATGCCCGAAAGATACTCTGAAGTTTGGTGTTTGTGGTGAGTGGCTGGGACTGGTGACTGAAGTAATCGGGGCCAAACCCAGCCCCAAATGCTGTGCATTGGTGGAAGGCTTGGCTGAGCTCGAGGCTGCACTGTGTTTGTGCACTGCAATTAAGGCCAATGTGTTGGGTGCTGTCAATGTTGAAGTTCCCATTGCCCTGAGTCTGGTCGTCAATGGGTGTGGAAAGAAGGTTCCAGAAGGCTTTGTATGTGCTTAG
- the LOC131331958 gene encoding root meristem growth factor 10, with protein sequence MSVVSSLFLFLLCVSFHSCYGRHLAAIGKEPETKSLLPFENDETTSTPGAGDGEGMVNQISRVEKDDDHKPLKATRKMKGQGEGMEKISSGAVKTDPSKPSNVSWHVPHKERGEEQQPGFNLDYDYAPPRTHPPVHN encoded by the exons ATGTCTGTCGTATCTTCCCTATTTCTGTTTCTTCTGTGTGTTTCTTTCCATTCATGTTACGGGCGACATCTTGCTGCGATTGGGAAGGAGCCGGAAACAAAATCCCTCCTTCCATTCGAG AATGATGAGACGACGAGTACTCCTGGAGCGGGCGATGGAGAGGGAATGGTGAATCAAATTAGCAGGGTTGAGAAAGATGATGATCACAAGCCTTTGAAGGCCACCAGGAAGATGAAAGGCCAAGGAGAAGGCATGGAAAAGATCTCATCAGGTGCTGTAAAAACTGATCCGTCCAAACCTTCAAATGTATCTTGGCATGTACCCCACAAGGAAAGGGGTGAGGAGCAGCAACCTGGGTTTAACTTGGACTATGACTATGCACCCCCAAGGACTCACCCTCCGGTTCACAATTGA
- the LOC131334392 gene encoding autophagy-related protein 8f, protein MTKSYFKQEHDFAKRHAEAARIREKYPDRIPVIVEKAERSDIPNIDKKKYLVPADLTVGQFVYVIRKRIKLSAEKAIFIFVDNVLPPTGAIMSTIYDEKKDEDGFLYVTYSGENTFGLHILH, encoded by the exons ATGACTAAGAGCTATTTCAAGCAAGAACATGACTTTG CAAAGAGGCATGCTGAGGCTGCAAGAATTAGGGAGAAGTATCCAGACAGAATTCCG GTGATTGTGGAGAAGGCTGAGAGAAGTGATATTCCTAATATCGACAAGAAAAA ATATCTTGTTCCGGCTGACCTGACAGTGGGACAATTTGTGTATGTTATCCGGAAGAGAATTAAACTCAGTGCTGAGAAAGCTATCTTCATATTTGTGGACAATGTCCTTCCTCCTACAG GTGCGATAATGTCTACCATCTATGATGAGAAGAAGGATGAAGATGGATTTCTTTATGTTACTTACAGTGGGGAAAACACATTTGGGCTCCATATTCTTCACTAG